A single window of Mycolicibacterium aurum DNA harbors:
- a CDS encoding alpha/beta hydrolase fold domain-containing protein, giving the protein MTAPSKVPETAHAAINAARGRKSRRFPVSDGAPVEVVEDGPSIAGRLMGLAAMATIKPFLTVGSYAPKLPWPWGVVDFAARVLKPAPGTVRATIALPHCTAQLVRAAGVLPADGKRTVILYLHGGAFLTCGVNTHGRLVTALSKCADAPALVVNYRMIPKHSVGTALDDCFDAYKWLRETGYEPEQIVLAGDSAGGYLALALAERLQVGGINGFVPETPAALVTMSPLFEIDNEARADHPNTRTDAMFPPKAFHALVELIEAAAARRVVDGRPEEVYEPLDHIEPGLPRTLIHVSGSEVLLSDARKAARLLAASGVPVEVRIWPGQMHVFQLGAPAVSEAGRSIKQIGEYIREATW; this is encoded by the coding sequence ATGACGGCACCCAGCAAGGTTCCAGAAACCGCGCATGCTGCGATCAATGCAGCTCGAGGGCGTAAGTCTCGGAGGTTCCCGGTCAGCGACGGCGCGCCCGTCGAGGTCGTCGAGGACGGTCCGAGCATCGCGGGACGGCTCATGGGTCTCGCCGCGATGGCGACCATCAAGCCCTTCCTGACGGTGGGCAGCTACGCCCCCAAACTGCCATGGCCGTGGGGCGTGGTGGACTTCGCCGCGCGTGTCCTCAAGCCGGCGCCCGGCACCGTCCGCGCCACCATCGCGCTTCCGCACTGCACGGCGCAGCTGGTGCGCGCCGCGGGCGTGCTGCCCGCCGACGGCAAGCGCACTGTGATCCTCTACCTGCACGGCGGAGCCTTCCTGACGTGCGGGGTGAACACGCACGGACGTCTCGTGACCGCGCTGTCGAAGTGCGCCGATGCGCCGGCGCTGGTGGTGAACTACCGGATGATCCCCAAACACTCCGTGGGCACCGCGCTCGACGACTGCTTCGACGCGTACAAGTGGCTGCGCGAGACGGGCTACGAGCCCGAGCAGATCGTCCTGGCCGGCGACTCCGCCGGCGGCTACCTCGCACTGGCCCTCGCAGAGCGCCTGCAGGTGGGCGGCATCAACGGCTTCGTCCCCGAGACCCCCGCGGCGCTGGTGACCATGTCGCCGCTGTTCGAGATCGACAACGAGGCACGGGCGGACCACCCGAACACCCGCACCGACGCGATGTTCCCGCCCAAGGCGTTCCACGCCCTGGTGGAGCTGATCGAGGCCGCCGCAGCGCGCAGGGTCGTCGACGGCAGGCCCGAAGAGGTCTACGAGCCGCTCGACCACATCGAGCCGGGTCTGCCGCGCACGCTGATCCACGTCTCCGGTTCCGAGGTTCTGCTCAGCGATGCACGGAAAGCGGCTCGTCTGCTCGCGGCATCGGGCGTACCCGTCGAGGTGCGTATCTGGCCTGGTCAGATGCATGTGTTCCAGCTGGGCGCCCCCGCGGTGTCCGAAGCCGGCCGCTCGATCAAGCAGATCGGCGAGTACATCCGAGAGGCCACCTGGTAG
- a CDS encoding SGNH/GDSL hydrolase family protein, whose amino-acid sequence MGIIRRAPRRSTVVLATAALSGSAYVGARNLLTGQADKARQIIPKSWDIPPRADGVYTAGGGPVERWHRGVPFDLHLMIFGDSTATGYGCTDADEVPGVLLARGLAEESGKRIRLSTKAIVGATSKGLAGQIDAMYVAGPPPDAAVIMIGANDITKTNGTRPSARRVGRAVRRLRGSNAVVVVGTCPDFGVITAIPQPLRWVARSQGLRLARAQAASVRSAGGIPVPFSDLLAPHFYETPELLFSPDMFHPSAAGYELAAKQLLPALCEALGEFVTGRPAEEALEPRYDDDSSLLSRVTGMSRLWRRSTGVPAPIVVAAG is encoded by the coding sequence GTGGGCATCATCCGACGTGCTCCCCGCAGGTCGACGGTTGTTCTGGCGACGGCGGCCCTCTCGGGCTCCGCGTACGTCGGGGCGCGCAATCTGCTGACCGGGCAGGCCGACAAGGCGCGCCAGATCATCCCGAAGTCTTGGGACATCCCCCCTCGCGCCGACGGCGTCTACACCGCAGGCGGCGGCCCGGTCGAGCGGTGGCATCGCGGCGTCCCGTTCGACCTTCACCTGATGATCTTCGGCGACTCGACCGCCACCGGATACGGCTGCACCGACGCCGATGAGGTGCCGGGAGTTCTGCTGGCACGGGGTCTCGCCGAGGAGTCCGGCAAGCGGATTCGGTTGAGCACCAAGGCGATTGTGGGGGCGACGTCGAAAGGCCTGGCCGGGCAGATCGACGCCATGTACGTCGCGGGCCCGCCGCCGGACGCGGCGGTCATCATGATCGGCGCCAACGACATCACCAAGACCAACGGCACCCGCCCGTCGGCCCGCCGGGTCGGGCGGGCGGTGCGCCGGCTGCGCGGGAGCAACGCCGTCGTCGTCGTGGGTACCTGCCCGGATTTCGGCGTCATCACCGCCATCCCGCAGCCGCTGAGGTGGGTGGCACGTAGCCAGGGGCTGCGCCTGGCGCGCGCCCAGGCGGCGTCGGTGCGGTCCGCCGGCGGCATCCCGGTGCCGTTCTCCGACCTGCTGGCGCCGCACTTCTACGAGACGCCCGAGCTGCTCTTCTCACCGGACATGTTCCATCCCTCGGCCGCAGGTTACGAGCTGGCGGCCAAGCAGCTGCTGCCCGCGCTGTGCGAGGCGTTGGGCGAGTTCGTCACCGGCCGACCGGCCGAGGAAGCGCTGGAGCCGAGGTATGACGATGACAGCTCGCTGCTGTCGCGCGTCACCGGGATGAGCCGGCTGTGGCGCCGCTCGACCGGGGTGCCCGCTCCGATCGTGGTGGCCGCGGGCTAA
- a CDS encoding acetyl-CoA C-acetyltransferase, with product MPEAVIVATARSPIGRAGKGSLVSMRPDDLAAQMVRAALDKVPSLDPRDIDDLMMGCAQPAGEAGYNIARAVAVELGYDFLPGTTVNRYCSSSLQTTRMAFHAIKAGEGSAFISAGVETVSRFGKGAADGAPDSKNPIFADAQARSEEAAAGATEWHDPRNDGNIPDVYIAMGQTAENVAAFTGISREDQDHWAVRSQNRAEEAINSGFFAREISPVTLPEGSTVSTDDGPRAGTTYEKISQLKPVFRPNGTITAGNACPLNDGAAAVVIMSDARAKELGLTPLARIVSTGVSGLSPEIMGLGPIEAVKKALANAKMSIGDIDLYEINEAFAVQVLGSARELGMDEDKLNVSGGAIALGHPFGMTGARITATLLNNLTTHDKTFGIESMCVGGGQGMAMVVERLS from the coding sequence ATGCCCGAAGCCGTCATCGTCGCCACCGCACGCTCACCGATCGGCAGGGCAGGCAAGGGCTCGCTGGTGTCGATGCGACCCGACGACCTTGCGGCGCAGATGGTCCGCGCCGCGCTGGACAAGGTGCCGTCGCTGGATCCCCGCGACATCGACGACCTGATGATGGGCTGCGCGCAACCCGCGGGTGAAGCCGGCTACAACATCGCGCGGGCGGTCGCCGTCGAACTCGGCTACGACTTCCTGCCCGGCACCACGGTCAACCGGTACTGCTCGTCGTCGCTGCAGACCACGCGGATGGCGTTCCACGCGATCAAGGCAGGCGAGGGCTCGGCGTTCATCTCCGCCGGTGTGGAGACGGTGTCGCGGTTCGGCAAGGGCGCCGCCGACGGGGCGCCCGACTCGAAGAACCCGATCTTCGCCGATGCGCAGGCCCGCTCGGAGGAAGCGGCCGCCGGCGCCACCGAATGGCACGACCCGCGCAACGACGGCAACATCCCGGACGTCTACATCGCCATGGGCCAGACCGCCGAGAACGTGGCCGCGTTCACCGGCATCAGCCGTGAGGACCAGGACCACTGGGCCGTGCGGTCGCAGAACCGTGCCGAAGAGGCGATCAACAGCGGGTTCTTCGCCCGCGAGATCTCGCCGGTGACCTTGCCCGAAGGGTCGACCGTCTCCACTGATGATGGCCCGCGGGCGGGTACCACGTACGAGAAGATCAGCCAGCTCAAGCCGGTCTTCCGACCGAACGGCACCATCACCGCAGGCAACGCCTGCCCCCTCAACGACGGCGCCGCCGCTGTGGTGATCATGAGTGATGCCCGCGCCAAGGAGCTGGGCCTGACCCCCCTGGCGCGGATCGTGTCCACGGGCGTGAGCGGTCTGTCGCCCGAGATCATGGGCCTGGGTCCGATCGAGGCCGTCAAGAAGGCGCTGGCCAACGCGAAGATGTCGATCGGCGACATCGATCTCTACGAGATCAACGAGGCGTTCGCCGTGCAGGTGCTGGGCTCCGCGCGGGAACTCGGCATGGACGAGGACAAGCTCAACGTCTCGGGCGGTGCTATCGCGCTCGGCCACCCCTTCGGCATGACCGGAGCCAGGATCACCGCCACGCTGCTGAACAACCTGACCACCCACGACAAGACGTTCGGCATCGAGTCGATGTGCGTCGGCGGCGGGCAGGGTATGGCGATGGTCGTGGAGCGGCTCAGCTAG
- the purT gene encoding formate-dependent phosphoribosylglycinamide formyltransferase, which yields MTTIGTALSPRATKVMLLGSGELGREVLIALQRLGVETIAVDRYENAPGHQVAHHARTITMSDPDQLRALIETERPDFVVPEIEAIATPVLEALEAEGVVTVIPTARAARLTMDREGIRRLAAETLGLPTSPYRFCDSLAELQSAIDVIGYPCVVKPVMSSSGKGQSKIDGPDDVAAAWEYAMSGSRVSNTRIIVEGFVDFDYEITLLTVRARGASGEVETQFCEPIGHRQVNGDYVESWQPHPMSATALHRARQIAGAVTQDLGGQGIFGVELFVKGDQVWFSEVSPRPHDTGMVTMVTQWQNEFELHARAILGLPVDTTLKSPGASAVIYGGVDAEGIVFDGVDAALRVPHTDIRLFGKPESFVNRRMGVALAFDDDVDIARSNAAEAASRVTPRAV from the coding sequence ATGACGACCATCGGAACGGCGCTGTCACCGCGCGCCACCAAAGTCATGCTGTTGGGCTCGGGTGAGCTCGGCCGCGAAGTGCTGATCGCGCTGCAGCGCCTCGGCGTCGAGACCATCGCCGTCGACCGCTACGAGAACGCACCGGGCCACCAGGTGGCCCACCACGCGCGGACGATCACGATGTCCGACCCCGATCAGCTGCGGGCGTTGATCGAGACCGAACGGCCGGACTTCGTGGTCCCGGAGATCGAGGCCATCGCCACGCCGGTGCTCGAGGCCTTGGAGGCCGAGGGGGTGGTGACCGTGATCCCCACCGCCCGGGCAGCGCGGCTGACCATGGACCGCGAAGGGATCCGCCGGCTGGCGGCCGAGACCCTCGGCCTGCCGACGAGCCCGTACCGGTTCTGCGATTCGCTGGCGGAGCTGCAGTCCGCAATCGACGTCATCGGCTATCCGTGCGTCGTCAAACCCGTGATGAGCAGCTCCGGCAAGGGCCAGTCCAAGATCGACGGGCCTGACGACGTCGCGGCGGCCTGGGAGTACGCGATGTCCGGCAGCCGGGTCTCCAACACCCGGATCATCGTCGAAGGGTTCGTCGATTTCGATTACGAGATCACGCTGCTGACCGTGCGGGCCCGCGGTGCCTCCGGCGAGGTGGAGACCCAGTTCTGCGAACCCATCGGGCATCGGCAGGTCAACGGCGACTACGTCGAAAGCTGGCAGCCGCACCCGATGTCGGCCACAGCGCTGCACCGCGCGCGGCAGATCGCCGGTGCGGTCACCCAGGATCTGGGCGGGCAGGGCATCTTCGGCGTGGAGCTGTTCGTCAAGGGCGACCAGGTGTGGTTCAGCGAAGTCAGCCCGCGGCCGCACGACACCGGCATGGTGACGATGGTCACTCAGTGGCAGAACGAGTTCGAGCTGCATGCACGCGCCATCCTGGGCCTGCCCGTCGACACGACGCTGAAGTCTCCGGGCGCCAGCGCGGTGATCTACGGCGGTGTCGACGCCGAAGGCATCGTCTTCGACGGAGTGGACGCGGCGCTGCGGGTGCCGCACACCGACATCCGACTGTTCGGCAAGCCCGAGAGCTTCGTCAACCGCCGGATGGGGGTGGCGCTGGCCTTCGACGACGACGTGGACATCGCGCGCAGCAATGCGGCCGAGGCGGCCAGCCGGGTCACGCCGCGGGCGGTCTAG
- a CDS encoding Bax inhibitor-1/YccA family protein: MRESSNPVFRSLPKGQQGGYAQFGTGAGGYGAQAVQAEPYATQYPDQQQTGVSRALTIDDVVMKTGMTLAVLTAVAVVSYYLVSQNLGLAMPFTLVGALGGLALVLIATFGRKQDNPAIVLSYAALEGLFLGAVSFIIANITSVGGVGMIAQAIVGTLGVFFGMLVVYKTGAIRVTPKFTRMIVAGLFGVVALMLLNLVLAMFGVGGGAGLGLRDGGAIAIGFSLLCIALAAFSFLIDFDAADQMVRAGAPEKAAWGIALGLTVTLVWLYLEILRLLSYFNND, encoded by the coding sequence GTGCGCGAAAGCAGCAACCCGGTATTCCGCTCATTGCCCAAGGGGCAGCAGGGCGGATATGCCCAATTCGGTACCGGAGCCGGCGGCTACGGTGCACAGGCGGTACAGGCCGAGCCGTACGCCACGCAGTATCCGGACCAGCAGCAGACCGGTGTGTCGCGCGCGCTGACCATCGACGACGTCGTGATGAAGACCGGCATGACGCTGGCTGTCCTGACGGCCGTCGCGGTCGTCTCGTACTACCTCGTCAGCCAGAACCTCGGTCTCGCCATGCCGTTCACCCTGGTGGGTGCGCTCGGCGGCCTCGCGCTCGTCCTGATCGCGACCTTCGGTCGTAAGCAGGACAACCCGGCCATCGTGCTGAGCTACGCGGCGCTGGAAGGCCTGTTCCTCGGCGCGGTGTCGTTCATCATCGCCAACATCACCTCCGTCGGCGGCGTGGGCATGATCGCCCAGGCCATCGTCGGCACGCTCGGCGTGTTCTTCGGCATGCTCGTGGTCTACAAGACCGGCGCCATCCGCGTCACCCCGAAGTTCACCCGCATGATCGTCGCCGGCCTGTTCGGCGTCGTCGCGCTGATGCTTCTTAACCTGGTGCTGGCCATGTTCGGTGTCGGCGGCGGTGCGGGCCTCGGCCTGCGCGACGGTGGCGCCATCGCCATCGGCTTCTCGCTGCTGTGCATCGCGCTCGCCGCGTTCAGCTTCCTGATCGACTTCGACGCCGCCGACCAGATGGTCCGCGCCGGCGCGCCGGAGAAGGCCGCATGGGGCATCGCGCTCGGCCTGACCGTCACCCTGGTCTGGCTGTACCTGGAGATCCTGCGCCTGCTGAGTTACTTCAACAACGACTAG